GCGTTCGTCAGTCTCTCTAACATCCTTTTGATATATCTTTCTTCAATATAAAGagctttatttattcgattacacacgcaaataatattcaaataagatttgagtatataacatatatccCTGATAAAACATGACATTACTTTTGTATAGTAtctatgatttaaaaaagaagtccGCTAATTACCATATACTGCATGCTTGTAATCTGAAGTATTAAATCTTGAgtaattttctattctattgaAATCTGATAATTGTCTTACGTATAGAAACTGTTTCAAAATCTGTTGATttaatggaaaagaagaaatgcaaagatatttttatatcattttataacaAGTACACATTCTAGATTGtacaaaattgttatatatttcatttgtgCTCTACATATCGTTATTCTCTCAATTAATGGCGCGAAGTACATTGAAAAAGCTTATCTTAGTGAATGTACTGTACAAAGTAATATGTTAtgtattatgtttatataggAACACGATAATTCTAAGCGGTGTGACTAAACTACCAAAGGTATTTGCAAGCATCTTTCAGGATATAAATTCGTGTGTTCCTTTAGGAGACTTGATCAGGCTTGAAAAGCAACAAATTATAAGAGAGACTAGTTAATGTTTTCTGTAGATAGTATTTGCTAGGGATTGCGTTGTTGAGAATTGTTATAAAATGAACAGCCACACTTCTATGCTAttcttgtaatatatatgtatatatatataacttaaatttatatatatatatatacacatatacaaaaacgaaaagagaaaaaatatgtattgtaAACAAAAATCTTGGCACagttatacttatatattgaatttttctatttaataacaagacaaagaaaattttatttttatcattattatatgcaTTGTAACTCTGAAACGACATagaacacgaaaaaaaaaataaatttacttttgttttttatataaatgtagagCATTAGTTCTATttttagttaaaaataaaaaaaagataacatgtttaaaaaaataatcattggATTGTcaaatacttttaatatttgttgtgattatttaatgataaaatgattattctatttaagcaatataaatttattgtagaacattttttataaacgtaatgttatatgtataaatttatagcAATTGTAACTATTTTGAACTTTATTCAGTATAAGAGAAATTATTCAGAGCATACATTatgattaagaaattaaaataatatatttaaagcaACCACAAGAAGGTGCGACATAGAAGTtagtaaaatttgaaatatctcGCGTCCACAAATTTcagatttctaaatatattttataaagctacttaatatattagatggaaaaaaaaaattaaaaaaaaaaaagaaagaaattcaggATACTTATGTAACTACTGTAAGAAAAATccaattatatacaattaaaatgaaatttgcaCAGAGCTAAAAATTTCAtggaaaatatgtatatcatctTTGTAAACACATAATACtactaaaaaattaattttggaAATGCgcaatattacttttttagtAGTCTCATGATTATCATGTAGAGCAACAGGTTTTAATGAtctaaggaaaaaaagaatgtaaatattgtaaataaatatcgatcttaaatctattttatttagttCATCTCgtccgataaaaataaaaaaatttcagtaATCACTAATAtgagatttatttaatatcacttCCTCTTggtagatataaaatatttttcaatgataaattatgaaaaatatgtatgttttatatacatgtatagtTTCGTGTATCCATTATTTGAAAGTCAAATTCGATTGTATTtgatgtaaaattattattaatctttaaaGCAATTACTACACTTGCATAAATTATCAGGATATAAGAAAGCCAATTCATATTGATAGGCTTccatattataacaattattcaCAATTTCATGGCTATACCAATTGCACAAAGATTCCAACTTTTCAATTGATGTCTGCACGGATTTACAAGTAcgtattattactttattagaagactaaattaaattgaaacttGCAATGATTATTACGAATCTTACCTGTGCAACGACTAATCCTCGATTTGGATGTTTTATGGTACTATGCCCGTGAGAATCAAATAAAGTAACCTGAGGATGAAAAGATACATCATTTTTGTGAAgatagttaataaataaaaaccgTACCTTGTATgttatttcttgaaatataaaaagtactGTACGACCACATGTTATAAGCAACATGAATAAGTTAGTAGACAGAGATTCTTTATACCAATCAagtaaaaaactttttatattattatataaacttctttcaattttttcatggaaaacatgaaatttctgtgtgataaaagatttaaaatatttaagtataaaatacattacctttttaaaaatgattactttcaagtataaaataaatataaatccatatatatactgtatatatatatatatatatatatatatatatatatatatatatatatatatatatgtgtatataatactatatatataaataaataaataaatatatacacacacacaaaacaaaaaatgatcgtttctatctatttttaacaaatatatttttttattatccaatataaatatatttgttataccCATTCTTTTAACATAGTTAGACTTCTGCCACCATATTGTAAAGCCTCTTCGGTGTTAAGATATGGATGAGGAATAAGTTTTTGACTTATAATCCATGCATGAGTTGCATTGCCTTCTACCATTGCTTCAGCCATAATAACGGTCAATTCTGGACAATTTTCTACGTCGTAAATTAACACGTTCCTTTGAGATATACGTTGTGCCACAAGAAGACATATCAATGTACATGCTTCACTTACTGtgaagtataaatataattttctaaatttttcatcattttcataaaataattcattctttcatatttatatatatatatgaaatatatgtatatataaaataatgatctgATTACTTCCTTGTCCTGGTGGATAACGACTTTGTGAAAATTCTGGATGGTACCAATATAAGTTGACatcattattaaaagaatcttTCACAAATGTAGGAAAATGATGGCTAAATAATGGTGGCAGAGTcataacttttataaaataattcttttcattaattttgcGTTCGAAagcatttttctttaacttaaatttaatattttttaatgggAAATTTGGTATATCTAGACATTTTGATTACTAGACATAATGAAGTTAGTTAGTTCTAAagctaataaattatatattcagaTTGTTTTATGAAAAACAATGGTTGTAAATAtacttttcaatattaataaaattacataatacTCGATCACAcgtaaatatttcgtaaaaatatcctatttacatatgaatatataatattacaaatgagTAGATTTGGTTTATATTTTCaagttatattttcattattatttttattatctggATAACCAGGCATTTCATAAAAACAGTACAATTTTTCTCAAGGAAACATTTGagtcattatattttaaatatccatcatttgtattttaagagagagagagaatgagaatgagaataacataattattatatttatatatttctgataAAGAAaaccttgtatatatatttttttttcgtttatactATAAgctcctctctccctttttttatcatattatattctatagtGGGCATTTTCAGCATTGATTCATTATTTCATAGTATACTGACAGtatgtaaatttattgttataaatagtgaaaaaaaaaaaaaagagaaaaaagaaactttgtctTGGCCAATAATATTTGTTGTGCTTTTAATGATAGTTCTATTACTTGAATTTATGCAACATTTATGTAGGATGGCACAAAATTTCATAGAGATGTTGCATATCATTATTACACACATGTTCTATTACATCAGtgtatatcataaataaactATTTGAGCTTCATAATGATACAGTCACATGTTTATTTcagaaataatatcataataagttttatatatatatatatatatatatatatatatatttgaagatgtaaaataaatgaggtgtatatacatacatttgtgAGACTGTAAAACTGGAAAATGCCATTTAAAGTATAGataaattagtttttttttattttttttttttttttccataaaagAAGTCTGTATGTTATATAGCCTGAACTTATTGATGCAATCAATCAATTATTCAGCCATCAATATGACGTAATAAGCGCCTTTAAAATGCAGTCTCAAAGTATATAACACTTCTGATGAAGCGTAGAGTCAGCCCCGCATATATCgcaatcaaaatttatattcatctaTATCGTCAAATATTTTGCTAATCTCATCTCACATATTTAACTAAAATCTTTAGCATTGCATTGtgttaatgaaaaatgttcaatACAATTATTGCTATATGATATTTGTGTAAGCAAAAAACGATTTATAGTTATTTTTTGATGGTTTGCACAAACCATATACGTCGTAGGTACGAATATGACTCATTTTTTATAAGAGTttagtattttaattatttctctaaattattattattattattattattaatattattattataattattattattatttttgtttttttctctatgaataaaataatatttttctaaatgtaTTTTACATCTGCATGACACAATGTCATTATCATTACAGTGCAATTAAAAACTCATTTttagagtttttttttttttattatggtGATAGCCACAAATTGTGTTAAATCTGAAAAGAATTCATAATTCGTTTGTCAATAtcctaaaaaattaatcattaattttttttttttttttttactataaattttatatatcccttattaacttatattgacatatttatttaatttaacttcATTCTGcatgaataaatatgaaaacaaaaaaaatcttttgtgtaacattctatttatattaaaatacatcaTCGATTTACTTACTATTGATCAAAATGTCCTATATGCGGCTGGATAACGTGTTGGTATGCTTGTGATTAGATGACGCGACCAATAATTCCAACCCAAGATCCTTGTAATTTCTATACATTTTTCGTCTACTTCTTTTAATGgtttttcttcataaaaacgtgtcaataatttcaaataacgTCCATAGTGATTATTAATATGTGCGTGCCACAAAGATAATATAAGCacctgcaaaaaaaaaaagaaaaacaatatataatgtatgtcctatattattttaacaaaacaaaaatatacctTAGTATCAGTTGGTTCAGCAAATTTCTGTACTTCTTGCCATACGTTAGTAACACCCTCAAGTAAATGCTCGTGAGAACTATTACCGTCACCTTTTTTTGTACCATGAACGTATAATCGTGCTAACGCACAACCTTTCTTCACCAATGCTTCTACTAATGTATTCTTTTGCTTATCCATCGTTGCTTTAATTTTGGCAGCATCAGGTCGTTGATCAGTCTTTAGGCCATAGTAGGCTAATAGTTTATCCTGATCAATATTTGTTATGACAACATCTGCAACGGCTAGTATTTGATTGGCCAGAGCAATAGAATTTTCAGAGATATCATCATGAGGTACATGACGACGTGCTTCAGGAGAATCCAAAGATGTTAACATAGCAGTGTGTACAGGCAAGTGGTCTGAGAAGATGTTCTTCAATTCTCCATACAATAAGTTTGCATATTCACCTGGTTCTgttataagaatatttatatgatatacatgtatacaaacAATTAAacacatttaatttatattagataCATAATACGTAACATGGTGTTTacaaaattaatgtttttctGAATGACAGCAAgacgtttttataatttacaggATCATTGGTGATACATATTAAATGTCAAGGatacgaaaatattatattccatttgtaaacaaatgtaaattacggaaaaaacaaaaaatggaaagaaacatatatatttgtaacttAACATGCAAAAAATGTATGTGCAAGTGAATTATTGAACTTGTtcacagagaaagaaagaaagaatcacCATTTGTATTATACGACGATaggaatttcaaattaaatttcaaaaaaaaaaacgtatcacaatatatatcgtaataactTACTTATAGATGGTGCTATATGAAGAAGCAAAAccggaaaaaataaaaatttatacgtcgataaatgaaataaaaaaataatgtaatattatgaCTATTATGAaaactgatatatatatgaacagatgtgaaaagaaaatattgaattaccGAGTTTTGCAAGCCATGTGCATTTTAAATCTCGTAATGCCTCATTATATTCATCCCATTTGGTAGTCTTTTCTTTATCCGTTTTAGACGTAGCATTGCTTGATTTCTTAGTAGATTCagataatatgtatttaaacgTATGGCTATCTACTTTCTTCTCCAACTCGTCTTTACAAAACGTAATTGTACCTTGAAGATAACTACCAAGAGTAGCACCTTTGGATAttcttgaaagagagaaaacaaaaattattttttgttcaatacaaatatttgtatatcttCTTAATTATCATGACATATAATAGGAGGTAATTACCAAGCAGAAAACCATTgacagatatattttaaaggcTTAATGTAAAGCACATGTGTGagaatataagataataatagagaaagcaatatatatatatgtatacatatatattgttatactACCAAAacatttgatattaatataagcttctcatttcaatatttttgatataatattttaacaaaactATACTACCCTTCATCAAATTTCTGagatcaaaatttataaaaaaaagctcttttttatttgaaaacaaatttGTGCTCAATTGGTTATGGTATAGCTAAACAGCTGTTTTCatgtatttaaaaaacgtTCGTGCAGCAAAATGATGTATAGTGAGTCAGGGATATACAATAAGCATTATTGCATAAAAACTGATAGGCATTtacattgttatatattttattagctaaaagaatagatttttttttttgcatatatcCTTAACTCTGCTTGAAGCATGTCAATTTGCAaagaagttaataaaaataatattatgaacTCACTTGTTTTCTGTGCTGCattgaaagatgaaaaagaaaaaagttatatctTAGTAGCTTTTAAtagcaaaataattttaagagaaaaactcgattttttatatcaagtaTCAAGATCagctgtaaataaaaattgataaaaaataggATTATCAAAAAGTGGACAAAAAGTCCACTTGtttaagagaaaattattggCATGCGTGCTTGAAAAAatcaacatacatatatgtacatatatacatatgtgtgaagaaataaaacgagtaAATTCAAGCTAttgtttgaataaatatttgatctcGGAtacttgattttctttctttcttttttttttctttttctcgctgtaaaattgttgaaacatgtatgtttgtatgaaataagtgtgtatgtgcgtacaTAGAAATATGATTATCCTGCCTATCCTAAGaaacatttgtatatacagatttacatatataactaATCCTCTATGGCAAAGATGGGCAATCGATGGTCAACGGGCTACATATATAGTTCGCGTTACTACTTACTTACCTTCTTCGGTAATAAAGTGAGAGAAAACGATTCCCACTATTTAACAATCCGCTATGCCTCATGAAGTTGCACtgtttttgtttctgtctATTTATGGGTAGTCGGTCGAAATAATGgctaaagaatttatataagtagtggaaaaaaagattgatcgATGGTGGGGATTGTATGGCTCGTGGCGGAAAAAAAGTTGCTCACCTTTGCTCTATTACATTTAACTAGCTAATttcaataatcttttattatcgtcattgagtaagaaaaaaaattgtaatcgtTTTGTAGTTAACTATATCGCATTATGTAAAATGAATAGAATGTAAATACTTACTTGTTTTCATTTGACATAGGTGCAACAAATAAGGGAAGAATATGTCCAGGTGGAATAGATGCAGCGACCATCTTTTTTCCACCAATTATGGCCTGAGATTGACTGGCATAAATATCAAGTATTATTGGATTGTTAAGTTTTTGACTCAAAAGCAAAGGCATATCTGTTAATCTGTCTAataactctttcttttcgtgacGCACATGCATCTTCAATGTATAGTCAcctttttccaatttttgaATAGTGTACTACgatcataataatatcttattgttttttcttttcttttttttttcttttaaaatttttttaatatcatacaATTTCTacttatatcgatatttatttacttacctTAGATGGGTATGCATCACCACAGGCAATAAGTTGTTTGTTGGAATCATATATCATCCACATTTGACTCTCATATTCACTCTCATACAGCAAATTACTAAGTAATGCAGCATTTGGGGTAACTTCAGTTGCTTTTGCCGAATGGAATGTGTATGTTAATTGTAATTCATAAATTTGTCTGGCAGGTGGAATAACATCACGAGCTCGTAAaggaataatttttgaatCCGTCGGTCTGAAATCACATAATTAACGACAATTAACGATCCgcacttatatacatacgattaataaaaatattatgtcaCACCATACTTTAAAATTTGTACAGATGATTTAAGAGTGACACATGGTACAACTTCTTCGATTCTCAAAGAACTTCGTAATTCTAAGCGATTTATACCATCGCCCGATTGCATCGTTAAGTTACCATTTATTATACGAAGACCATGAAATTCTATTGTATAATCTATTAACATATCCCCCAAATTTGCCCAATATTTTGCAATAACAACTTCCACAATCAAACCACcctagaaataaattttatattattacaatgcacataagaaaataaatcaacaaattttagaaacattaattttacgacagagcaataaataaaataaatattcatgatACCTCAACAGCAAATGGTTGTACACATTCTGCTTGTGGTGTAACTCCTATCATTTTGTTAACTTCAAGTGTTTTACATGCTAATCGTGGTTTCAGTTGAATTGTATGAACTACAAATCTACTAGTCTTGTCTTTTTCCGTACTCCTTATCTTGAGGACTATAAtttaaatcaaatgaaaatgaattttcaatgACAGTCATTGGTATCAAACATCGATGGAACAAacataattttgaatttaatttaccTGCCCACGTGGCATCTTCGGGAACGAGAATAAAATGACGCTGGATTGTATTTggtttaaataaaacatttgtaTATGTTAGATCAGGGAGAAGAGCTGTTTTTGGCAGTACCATTGGTTGCACTACCGTGATAGGAATTTGGAACACTGGCCCTTTTGCAATATTGGTTACATCATAAGCTCTAACACTGAAATTTTTATGAagcaaaaaatgatatatagtaTACGTTTAATatcagataaatatttaatgctacatatgattttatatatttaataaaaaacaaaaatcgttAACTTGCTCACCTTGTAGCATGAACACCTTCTGGCAAATTAGAACCATCGATACTAATTGCGAAAGCACGGGGCATATGCATTAGATCAAGATGCGTTGGGAATCGAACCCAAGATACCTCGCACACCAAAgtcaattttaaattaaaatcaattttacgtGATGGATCTGTGAATCACCGtaatgtttaaaataattgtctacttttgattaaaaaaaaaaaaagaaagaaagaaagaaagaaagaaagaaacaaagaaagaaagaaagaaagaaaaaaaagaaagaaaaatttgtaataaaattataccaGTGTTTTCACTATCAAGGAATATTGGTTCAACAGTAACTGAATAATCTTTCGGCCGATCAATAACACCGACTCTCATATGAATTCCTTTGGAATTATTTGTCCCACAATTGATTGAAAATCTGATATCTCTTTCTGGTACATCGCAATAGGTAACGAGATTATCAAATGCACGTTCAACTTGCAATAAACCTGAACCTTGTGCAAATGGATCTAAATTCGATATGTATAAAGCAGTATTTTCAAGCGCTCTTTTGATACTGTACGGAGAATATGCACAACCCTTAGCAATAAGTCCAGATATAAGTACcgctgtaatatatataaatgtatatatacaattacgaaatagaaagaataatatttcaaaatatataatcattaaatGATATACATACCAATGGCACCAGTGACATGTGGACTGGCCATACTTGTACCATTCATAAGTTGACTTTTTCTTAATGTGAAATTAGGAACACTCGTAATAGCTCCACCAGGAGCGCATACAGTAACACCAAAACCACCGTCTATCATCGGACCGCGAGAAGACCATGTATATGGCATACCAGGCATTTTTTCTCTCAGGGAGTATTCAGCCACCATCATATCAGGTGAAACATAAGCACCAACACTAATAATACTGTTTGAATTGATGTCTGGTGGTGTTCCTATAGTacaattaaaaacaattaatttgatgttatataaatataacacatatacacacatgtgtatatatatatataaatacaatacagCAGTTATTGGTTACATACCAATAGTACATAATGCTGGTCCAAGATTTCCAGCAGACGCAACCCACGTTATACCATATTTATCAATAACTTCGTTCATTAATTCTCCTATTCGTCCTGTATTAGACCAATGAGCATGTTCACCATAACTCATATTTATaacatgaattttttctttacgctGCATGATGTGTATCATTGCTCTTACTATTGCTGTTCCTGTTTCCATAGTGCCTATACGTCCATCTCCGACTGTTAGTGAAATTATTTGAGCACCAGGTGCTACACCATTTAATTCTGGATTTTCAGGAAAATATGCTGCTGCTATTGAAGCTACGTGCGTTCCGTGACTTGCTAGAATATATCaagttaaatgaaatttatgtttGTAGAATGATGGTTAttgaataaatgattaaagaCATCGATTACTTACAACAGAGACTAACTATTTCAAGGGTATTTCCATCATCATGAACATTAATGCTAACATTTAACTGATCTTCTTGATTTAGGGGAGCATATTCTCTTGTCAAAGAATATTCTCCAAGATAAACACCAGCTTCTAAATCGCCTTCTTCAGAAGTATCAATACATgctctataatatatatatatatacattgattatttttataaaaacaaaatatcttacatttctttaacttataatattattattaatttcgggATATAATTACCTCCAGACATTGCCATCGTGGAATACAACAACATCATACATAGGTCCAGaatctgaatattttttttctgcattGTTGAGTACTTCAACTCTAGCTTCtaattcctctttttctaatttttcttctaagGTGGATAATTGTGAGTTCTTCGCCTCAAATTCCTatgtgtaataaatattttgatacaaTAAGAGtgaatatatatcaatattaattataaacataaaattttaattttgcaa
This is a stretch of genomic DNA from Vespula vulgaris chromosome 2, iyVesVulg1.1, whole genome shotgun sequence. It encodes these proteins:
- the LOC127072654 gene encoding tripeptidyl-peptidase 2 isoform X4, with the translated sequence MADIIDCNFPVWGLLPKKETGVTQFLTKYPEYDGRGVVIAILDSGVDPGAPGMQVTSDGKTKIIERFDCSGAGDVDTSKVVQAPDGYIIGITGRKLKVPTNWNNPSGEYHIGVKNLFTLYPGKLKDRVTAERKKRFWDDGQKAALAEASRQLQEFEAKNSQLSTLEEKLEKEELEARVEVLNNAEKKYSDSGPMYDVVVFHDGNVWRACIDTSEEGDLEAGVYLGEYSLTREYAPLNQEDQLNVSINVHDDGNTLEIVSLCSSHGTHVASIAAAYFPENPELNGVAPGAQIISLTVGDGRIGTMETGTAIVRAMIHIMQRKEKIHVINMSYGEHAHWSNTGRIGELMNEVIDKYGITWVASAGNLGPALCTIGTPPDINSNSIISVGAYVSPDMMVAEYSLREKMPGMPYTWSSRGPMIDGGFGVTVCAPGGAITSVPNFTLRKSQLMNGTSMASPHVTGAIAVLISGLIAKGCAYSPYSIKRALENTALYISNLDPFAQGSGLLQVERAFDNLVTYCDVPERDIRFSINCGTNNSKGIHMRVGVIDRPKDYSVTVEPIFLDSENTDPSRKIDFNLKLTLVCEVSWVRFPTHLDLMHMPRAFAISIDGSNLPEGVHATSVRAYDVTNIAKGPVFQIPITVVQPMVLPKTALLPDLTYTNVLFKPNTIQRHFILVPEDATWAVLKIRSTEKDKTSRFVVHTIQLKPRLACKTLEVNKMIGVTPQAECVQPFAVEGGLIVEVVIAKYWANLGDMLIDYTIEFHGLRIINGNLTMQSGDGINRLELRSSLRIEEVVPCVTLKSSVQILKPTDSKIIPLRARDVIPPARQIYELQLTYTFHSAKATEVTPNAALLSNLLYESEYESQMWMIYDSNKQLIACGDAYPSKYTIQKLEKGDYTLKMHVRHEKKELLDRLTDMPLLLSQKLNNPIILDIYASQSQAIIGGKKMVAASIPPGHILPLFVAPMSNENKISKGATLGSYLQGTITFCKDELEKKVDSHTFKYILSESTKKSSNATSKTDKEKTTKWDEYNEALRDLKCTWLAKLAPSIKPGEYANLLYGELKNIFSDHLPVHTAMLTSLDSPEARRHVPHDDISENSIALANQILAVADVVITNIDQDKLLAYYGLKTDQRPDAAKIKATMDKQKNTLVEALVKKGCALARLYVHGTKKGDGNSSHEHLLEGVTNVWQEVQKFAEPTDTKVLILSLWHAHINNHYGRYLKLLTRFYEEKPLKEVDEKCIEITRILGWNYWSRHLITSIPTRYPAAYRTF
- the LOC127072654 gene encoding tripeptidyl-peptidase 2 isoform X1 — encoded protein: MADIIDCNFPVWGLLPKKETGVTQFLTKYPEYDGRGVVIAILDSGVDPGAPGMQVTSDGKTKIIERFDCSGAGDVDTSKVVQAPDGYIIGITGRKLKVPTNWNNPSGEYHIGVKNLFTLYPGKLKDRVTAERKKRFWDDGQKAALAEASRQLQEFEAKNSQLSTLEEKLEKEELEARVEVLNNAEKKYSDSGPMYDVVVFHDGNVWRACIDTSEEGDLEAGVYLGEYSLTREYAPLNQEDQLNVSINVHDDGNTLEIVSLCSSHGTHVASIAAAYFPENPELNGVAPGAQIISLTVGDGRIGTMETGTAIVRAMIHIMQRKEKIHVINMSYGEHAHWSNTGRIGELMNEVIDKYGITWVASAGNLGPALCTIGTPPDINSNSIISVGAYVSPDMMVAEYSLREKMPGMPYTWSSRGPMIDGGFGVTVCAPGGAITSVPNFTLRKSQLMNGTSMASPHVTGAIAVLISGLIAKGCAYSPYSIKRALENTALYISNLDPFAQGSGLLQVERAFDNLVTYCDVPERDIRFSINCGTNNSKGIHMRVGVIDRPKDYSVTVEPIFLDSENTDPSRKIDFNLKLTLVCEVSWVRFPTHLDLMHMPRAFAISIDGSNLPEGVHATSVRAYDVTNIAKGPVFQIPITVVQPMVLPKTALLPDLTYTNVLFKPNTIQRHFILVPEDATWAVLKIRSTEKDKTSRFVVHTIQLKPRLACKTLEVNKMIGVTPQAECVQPFAVEGGLIVEVVIAKYWANLGDMLIDYTIEFHGLRIINGNLTMQSGDGINRLELRSSLRIEEVVPCVTLKSSVQILKPTDSKIIPLRARDVIPPARQIYELQLTYTFHSAKATEVTPNAALLSNLLYESEYESQMWMIYDSNKQLIACGDAYPSKYTIQKLEKGDYTLKMHVRHEKKELLDRLTDMPLLLSQKLNNPIILDIYASQSQAIIGGKKMVAASIPPGHILPLFVAPMSNENNHYFDRLPINRQKQKQCNFMRHSGLLNSGNRFLSLYYRRRISKGATLGSYLQGTITFCKDELEKKVDSHTFKYILSESTKKSSNATSKTDKEKTTKWDEYNEALRDLKCTWLAKLAPSIKPGEYANLLYGELKNIFSDHLPVHTAMLTSLDSPEARRHVPHDDISENSIALANQILAVADVVITNIDQDKLLAYYGLKTDQRPDAAKIKATMDKQKNTLVEALVKKGCALARLYVHGTKKGDGNSSHEHLLEGVTNVWQEVQKFAEPTDTKVLILSLWHAHINNHYGRYLKLLTRFYEEKPLKEVDEKCIEITRILGWNYWSRHLITSIPTRYPAAYRTF
- the LOC127072654 gene encoding tripeptidyl-peptidase 2 isoform X3, giving the protein MADIIDCNFPVWGLLPKKETGVTQFLTKYPEYDGRGVVIAILDSGVDPGAPGMQVTSDGKTKIIERFDCSGAGDVDTSKVVQAPDGYIIGITGRKLKVPTNWNNPSGEYHIGVKNLFTLYPGKLKDRVTAERKKRFWDDGQKAALAEASRQLQEFEAKNSQLSTLEEKLEKEELEARVEVLNNAEKKYSDSGPMYDVVVFHDGNVWRACIDTSEEGDLEAGVYLGEYSLTREYAPLNQEDQLNVSINVHDDGNTLEIVSLCSSHGTHVASIAAAYFPENPELNGVAPGAQIISLTVGDGRIGTMETGTAIVRAMIHIMQRKEKIHVINMSYGEHAHWSNTGRIGELMNEVIDKYGITWVASAGNLGPALCTIGTPPDINSNSIISVGAYVSPDMMVAEYSLREKMPGMPYTWSSRGPMIDGGFGVTVCAPGGAITSVPNFTLRKSQLMNGTSMASPHVTGAIAVLISGLIAKGCAYSPYSIKRALENTALYISNLDPFAQGSGLLQVERAFDNLVTYCDVPERDIRFSINCGTNNSKGIHMRVGVIDRPKDYSVTVEPIFLDSENTDPSRKIDFNLKLTLVCEVSWVRFPTHLDLMHMPRAFAISIDGSNLPEGVHATSVRAYDVTNIAKGPVFQIPITVVQPMVLPKTALLPDLTYTNVLFKPNTIQRHFILVPEDATWAVLKIRSTEKDKTSRFVVHTIQLKPRLACKTLEVNKMIGVTPQAECVQPFAVEGGLIVEVVIAKYWANLGDMLIDYTIEFHGLRIINGNLTMQSGDGINRLELRSSLRIEEVVPCVTLKSSVQILKPTDSKIIPLRARDVIPPARQIYELQLTYTFHSAKATEVTPNAALLSNLLYESEYESQMWMIYDSNKQLIACGDAYPSKYTIQKLEKGDYTLKMHVRHEKKELLDRLTDMPLLLSQKLNNPIILDIYASQSQAIIGGKKMVAASIPPGHILPLFVAPMSNENNTENKISKGATLGSYLQGTITFCKDELEKKVDSHTFKYILSESTKKSSNATSKTDKEKTTKWDEYNEALRDLKCTWLAKLAPSIKPGEYANLLYGELKNIFSDHLPVHTAMLTSLDSPEARRHVPHDDISENSIALANQILAVADVVITNIDQDKLLAYYGLKTDQRPDAAKIKATMDKQKNTLVEALVKKGCALARLYVHGTKKGDGNSSHEHLLEGVTNVWQEVQKFAEPTDTKVLILSLWHAHINNHYGRYLKLLTRFYEEKPLKEVDEKCIEITRILGWNYWSRHLITSIPTRYPAAYRTF